Proteins from a single region of Phyllopteryx taeniolatus isolate TA_2022b chromosome 10, UOR_Ptae_1.2, whole genome shotgun sequence:
- the zdhhc24 gene encoding probable palmitoyltransferase ZDHHC24 isoform X1 translates to MTSYAANVFRKVERTCYHLPVIFNTFLVFSITGEVSYLVLVEAPLEADQKRTEWSSLWKSVHLLAQYVMLCNICWNAVLFVRTSPSIKGVFLGGDSVGQGWRYCYTCETHTPPRCSHCYDCNVCVLRRDHHCVFFGQCVGFRNYRYFLSCLLFMWSGLLYATLMNAEVFIVILKEGVTLHSVFLLMIPWIMLVSGQVSARAFAFAFIADTCVVGFLLVSAFFFFHLFLLFRGQTTREWYSSRRPYNLGLLGNLRHTFGSRWYLCWLCPLIPSPLAGDGIHFQMTGSLEPTQ, encoded by the exons ATGACGAGCTATGCAGCCAACGTGTTTCGCAAGGTGGAGAGGACGTGCTACCACCTCCCCGTCATCTTCAACACCTTCCTGGTCTTCTCCATTACCGGGGAGGTGAGCTACCTGGTGCTGGTCGAGGCTCCGCTGGAGGCGGACCAGAAGAGGACGGAGTGGTCCTCGCTGTGGAAATCCGTGCACCTGCTGGCCCAGTACGTCATGCTTTGCAACATATGCTGGAACGCCGTGCTATTTGTCCGCACCAGCCCCAGCATCAAGGGGGTGTTCCTAGGAGGGGATAGTGTGGGACAGGGATGGAG GTACTGTTATACGTGTGAAACACAcactcctccacgctgctcGCACTGCTACGATTGCAACGTGTGTGTGCTGCGACGGGACCACCATTGCGTGTTCTTCGGGCAGTGCGTGGGTTTCCGTAACTACCGTTACTTCCTCAGCTGCTTGCTGTTCATGTGGTCGGGGCTACTTTACGCCACGCTGATGAACGCTGAGGTCTTCATCGTCATATTGAAGGAAGGCGTGACTTTGCACAGCGTCTTCCTGCTGATGATACCCTGGATCATGCTGGTTTCAG GTCAGGTCTCAGCACGTGCCTTCGCCTTCGCCTTCATTGCAGACACGTGCGTCGTGGGCTTCCTGTTGGTCtctgccttcttcttcttccatctTTTCCTGCTTTTCCGAGGACAAACCACAAGGGAGTGGTACTCGTCTCGCCGCCCCTACAACCTTGGACTCTTGGGCAACTTGCGTCACACCTTTGGTAGTCGCTGGTACCTGTGCTGGCTCTGTCCGCTTATCCCGTCACCTCTAGCTGGGGATGGGATACACTTCCAGATGACGGGATCACTCGAACCTACCCAGTAA
- the LOC133484423 gene encoding protein starmaker-like isoform X1 has product MAGSEENLLSPGHLNGTNVNFFNIYRNLSGTIHQRSRMMRLQQRCQELKNRESAARHHNQQLLQQFNRAQDTLREMMATTAAMKTIRMEYELFLESSPYRQKQLKEKAQIHHRKRMEEYLKMSTTSVGKPLYSHSCSRQTQRDAATKAYDGQGGSYPPYMECLSSHSYSDRTIAASVFPPTLLPCPQSFQLQHLIATPSHPQCRPSQNTPGCTPSQAKSPRSSVVSDAEDTEISSSSRRKSSHLSQELDFKPVRLSSHHVENGDSSGTESRQVKSKKKRRKTNTSSDRDRSSSKESSTRSSSAAVAQTSESEASSHQGSTSRRMRRNIGGLVAGLPLTTKSETEDKERRGSRSVSESQTEDTASQSPSNQSESSSGDNSPSQSEESSGGSDMAVKGKDNEKLEEEADSKSDGNEEESNMEEDNEDEEMSPEDEREHKSDVDQGCDDISDKLDKEKKKTDLALLQDEHKDEDERDDDDVEEEEDESDAEEQKSEAEERDADDIISPQQRKPRVHFIPQEGSEDDGKVVSRTGTSKDSSELGDDDIEDLLAPQPQTNIRRKGHEAVEEPKGRATTGIKIRQTMFFFLWMVISGFIFQWFATWKFSKRTSKQTLTSLTIFMTDSYLPHTTRSTPT; this is encoded by the exons ATGGCTGGATCTGAGGAGAATTTACTGTCACCTGGTCATCTGAATGGCACAAATGTaaactttttcaacatttatagAAATCTGAGCGGTACTATTCACCAAAGAAG TCGAATGATGCGTCTGCAACAACGCTGTCAGGAGCTGAAGAACAGAGAGAGTGCAGCCCGACATCACAACCAGCAGCTGCTGCAGCAGTTTAACAGGGCTCAAGACACACTAAGAGAGATGATGGCCACCACTGCTGCCATGAAGACGATTCGG ATGGAGTATGAGCTGTTTCTGGAGAGCTCTCCCTACAGGCAGAAGCAACTCAAAGAGAAAGCACAAATTCATCACAGGAAG AGGATGGAAGAGTATTTAAAGATGTCCACGACTTCTGTTGGAAAACCTTTATATTCTCATA GTTGTAGCAGACAGACGCAGAGAGATGCTGCTACAAAAGCGTACGATGGACAAGGGGGTTCTTATCCTCCCTACATGGAGTGTCTTTCTTCTCATTCCTATTCAGACCGGACTATCGCAGCTTCCGTATTCCCTCCGACCTTACTTCCATGTCCTCAGAGCTTCCAGCTCCAGCACCTCATTGCCACTCCATCACACCCCCAATGCAGGCCCAGTCAAAATACACCAGGCTGTACTCCCAGTCAGGCCAAGAGCCCCCGGTCGTCAGTGGTGTCCGATGCAGAGGACACTGAGATAAGCAGCAGCTCAAGAAGAAAGAGCAGTCATTTATCCCAGGAGCTGGATTTTAAACCAG TCCGCCTGTCCAGTCACCATGTTGAGAATGGAGACAGCAGCGGCACAGAGTCCAGACAGGTGAAGAgtaagaagaagaggaggaaaacaaaCACCTCATCAGACAGAGACAGAAGCAGCTCCAAGGA ATCATCAACAAGGAGTTCCTCAGCTGCAGTGGCACAGACATCTGAGAGCGAAGCCTCATCACACCAAGGCAGCACCagcaggaggatgaggaggaacaTCGGTGGACTCGTCGCTGGATTACCATTGACGACAAAGAGCGAGACAGAAGACAAAGAAAGACGAGGGAGTCGTTCTGTCAGTGAATCACAAACTGAAGATACAGCGAGTCAGAGTCCTTCGAACCAATCAGAGAGCAGCAGTGGGGACAATTCACCATCCCAGTCTGAGGAGTCAAGTGGTGGAAGTGACATGGCTGTGAAAGGGAAAGACAATGAAAAACTGGAAGAAGAGGCAGACAGCAAAAGTGATGGAAATGAAGAAGAGAGCAACATGGAGGAGGACAATGAGGATGAAGAAATGTCACCAGAGGATGAGAGGGAGCACAAATCCGATGTAGACCAAGGATGTGATGACATCTCAGACAAGCTGgacaaggagaagaaaaaaacagatttggctTTGTTGCAAGATGAACATAAAGACGAGGATGagagagatgatgatgatgtagaagaggaggaagatgagtcAGATGCAGAGGAGCAAAAGAGTGAGGCAGAAGAGAGAGATGCAGATGACATCATTTCACCCCAGCAAAGAAA ACCCAGGGTGCACTTTATTCCACAAGAGGGTTCTGAAGATGACGGCAAGGTTGTAAGCAGAACAGGAACATCTAAGGACTCAAGTGAACTTGGCGATGATGACATTGAGGATCTCCTTGCACCTCAACCTCAGACAAATATAAGA AGAAAAGGACACGAAGCAGTAGAGGAACCCAAAGGTCGGGCAACCACAGGTATCAAGATCagacaaacaatgtttttttttttgtggatggTCATTTCAGGTTTTATTTTCCAGTGGTTTGCAACGTGGAAATTTTCCAAGCGGACCAGCAAACAGACTCTGACGAGTTTGACCATTTTTATGACTGATTCCTACCTACCTCATACTACAAGGAGCACGCCTACTTAA
- the LOC133484423 gene encoding RNA polymerase-associated protein LEO1-like isoform X3 has translation MAGSEENLLSPGHLNGTNVNFFNIYRNLSGTIHQRSRMMRLQQRCQELKNRESAARHHNQQLLQQFNRAQDTLREMMATTAAMKTIRMEYELFLESSPYRQKQLKEKAQIHHRKRMEEYLKMSTTSVGKPLYSHSCSRQTQRDAATKAYDGQGGSYPPYMECLSSHSYSDRTIAASVFPPTLLPCPQSFQLQHLIATPSHPQCRPSQNTPGCTPSQAKSPRSSVVSDAEDTEISSSSRRKSSHLSQELDFKPVRLSSHHVENGDSSGTESRQVKSKKKRRKTNTSSDRDRSSSKESSTRSSSAAVAQTSESEASSHQGSTSRRMRRNIGGLVAGLPLTTKSETEDKERRGSRSVSESQTEDTASQSPSNQSESSSGDNSPSQSEESSGGSDMAVKGKDNEKLEEEADSKSDGNEEESNMEEDNEDEEMSPEDEREHKSDVDQGCDDISDKLDKEKKKTDLALLQDEHKDEDERDDDDVEEEEDESDAEEQKSEAEERDADDIISPQQRKPRVHFIPQEGSEDDGKVVSRTGTSKDSSELGDDDIEDLLAPQPQTNIRRKGHEAVEEPKVVCNVEIFQADQQTDSDEFDHFYD, from the exons ATGGCTGGATCTGAGGAGAATTTACTGTCACCTGGTCATCTGAATGGCACAAATGTaaactttttcaacatttatagAAATCTGAGCGGTACTATTCACCAAAGAAG TCGAATGATGCGTCTGCAACAACGCTGTCAGGAGCTGAAGAACAGAGAGAGTGCAGCCCGACATCACAACCAGCAGCTGCTGCAGCAGTTTAACAGGGCTCAAGACACACTAAGAGAGATGATGGCCACCACTGCTGCCATGAAGACGATTCGG ATGGAGTATGAGCTGTTTCTGGAGAGCTCTCCCTACAGGCAGAAGCAACTCAAAGAGAAAGCACAAATTCATCACAGGAAG AGGATGGAAGAGTATTTAAAGATGTCCACGACTTCTGTTGGAAAACCTTTATATTCTCATA GTTGTAGCAGACAGACGCAGAGAGATGCTGCTACAAAAGCGTACGATGGACAAGGGGGTTCTTATCCTCCCTACATGGAGTGTCTTTCTTCTCATTCCTATTCAGACCGGACTATCGCAGCTTCCGTATTCCCTCCGACCTTACTTCCATGTCCTCAGAGCTTCCAGCTCCAGCACCTCATTGCCACTCCATCACACCCCCAATGCAGGCCCAGTCAAAATACACCAGGCTGTACTCCCAGTCAGGCCAAGAGCCCCCGGTCGTCAGTGGTGTCCGATGCAGAGGACACTGAGATAAGCAGCAGCTCAAGAAGAAAGAGCAGTCATTTATCCCAGGAGCTGGATTTTAAACCAG TCCGCCTGTCCAGTCACCATGTTGAGAATGGAGACAGCAGCGGCACAGAGTCCAGACAGGTGAAGAgtaagaagaagaggaggaaaacaaaCACCTCATCAGACAGAGACAGAAGCAGCTCCAAGGA ATCATCAACAAGGAGTTCCTCAGCTGCAGTGGCACAGACATCTGAGAGCGAAGCCTCATCACACCAAGGCAGCACCagcaggaggatgaggaggaacaTCGGTGGACTCGTCGCTGGATTACCATTGACGACAAAGAGCGAGACAGAAGACAAAGAAAGACGAGGGAGTCGTTCTGTCAGTGAATCACAAACTGAAGATACAGCGAGTCAGAGTCCTTCGAACCAATCAGAGAGCAGCAGTGGGGACAATTCACCATCCCAGTCTGAGGAGTCAAGTGGTGGAAGTGACATGGCTGTGAAAGGGAAAGACAATGAAAAACTGGAAGAAGAGGCAGACAGCAAAAGTGATGGAAATGAAGAAGAGAGCAACATGGAGGAGGACAATGAGGATGAAGAAATGTCACCAGAGGATGAGAGGGAGCACAAATCCGATGTAGACCAAGGATGTGATGACATCTCAGACAAGCTGgacaaggagaagaaaaaaacagatttggctTTGTTGCAAGATGAACATAAAGACGAGGATGagagagatgatgatgatgtagaagaggaggaagatgagtcAGATGCAGAGGAGCAAAAGAGTGAGGCAGAAGAGAGAGATGCAGATGACATCATTTCACCCCAGCAAAGAAA ACCCAGGGTGCACTTTATTCCACAAGAGGGTTCTGAAGATGACGGCAAGGTTGTAAGCAGAACAGGAACATCTAAGGACTCAAGTGAACTTGGCGATGATGACATTGAGGATCTCCTTGCACCTCAACCTCAGACAAATATAAGA AGAAAAGGACACGAAGCAGTAGAGGAACCCAAAG TGGTTTGCAACGTGGAAATTTTCCAAGCGGACCAGCAAACAGACTCTGACGAGTTTGACCATTTTTATGACTGA
- the LOC133484423 gene encoding protein starmaker-like isoform X2, whose product MAGSEENLLSPGHLNGTNVNFFNIYRNLSGTIHQRSRMMRLQQRCQELKNRESAARHHNQQLLQQFNRAQDTLREMMATTAAMKTIRMEYELFLESSPYRQKQLKEKAQIHHRKRMEEYLKMSTTSVGKPLYSHSCSRQTQRDAATKAYDGQGGSYPPYMECLSSHSYSDRTIAASVFPPTLLPCPQSFQLQHLIATPSHPQCRPSQNTPGCTPSQAKSPRSSVVSDAEDTEISSSSRRKSSHLSQELDFKPVRLSSHHVENGDSSGTESRQVKSKKKRRKTNTSSDRDRSSSKESSTRSSSAAVAQTSESEASSHQGSTSRRMRRNIGGLVAGLPLTTKSETEDKERRGSRSVSESQTEDTASQSPSNQSESSSGDNSPSQSEESSGGSDMAVKGKDNEKLEEEADSKSDGNEEESNMEEDNEDEEMSPEDEREHKSDVDQGCDDISDKLDKEKKKTDLALLQDEHKDEDERDDDDVEEEEDESDAEEQKSEAEERDADDIISPQQRKPRVHFIPQEGSEDDGKVVSRTGTSKDSSELGDDDIEDLLAPQPQTNIRRKGHEAVEEPKGRATTVVCNVEIFQADQQTDSDEFDHFYD is encoded by the exons ATGGCTGGATCTGAGGAGAATTTACTGTCACCTGGTCATCTGAATGGCACAAATGTaaactttttcaacatttatagAAATCTGAGCGGTACTATTCACCAAAGAAG TCGAATGATGCGTCTGCAACAACGCTGTCAGGAGCTGAAGAACAGAGAGAGTGCAGCCCGACATCACAACCAGCAGCTGCTGCAGCAGTTTAACAGGGCTCAAGACACACTAAGAGAGATGATGGCCACCACTGCTGCCATGAAGACGATTCGG ATGGAGTATGAGCTGTTTCTGGAGAGCTCTCCCTACAGGCAGAAGCAACTCAAAGAGAAAGCACAAATTCATCACAGGAAG AGGATGGAAGAGTATTTAAAGATGTCCACGACTTCTGTTGGAAAACCTTTATATTCTCATA GTTGTAGCAGACAGACGCAGAGAGATGCTGCTACAAAAGCGTACGATGGACAAGGGGGTTCTTATCCTCCCTACATGGAGTGTCTTTCTTCTCATTCCTATTCAGACCGGACTATCGCAGCTTCCGTATTCCCTCCGACCTTACTTCCATGTCCTCAGAGCTTCCAGCTCCAGCACCTCATTGCCACTCCATCACACCCCCAATGCAGGCCCAGTCAAAATACACCAGGCTGTACTCCCAGTCAGGCCAAGAGCCCCCGGTCGTCAGTGGTGTCCGATGCAGAGGACACTGAGATAAGCAGCAGCTCAAGAAGAAAGAGCAGTCATTTATCCCAGGAGCTGGATTTTAAACCAG TCCGCCTGTCCAGTCACCATGTTGAGAATGGAGACAGCAGCGGCACAGAGTCCAGACAGGTGAAGAgtaagaagaagaggaggaaaacaaaCACCTCATCAGACAGAGACAGAAGCAGCTCCAAGGA ATCATCAACAAGGAGTTCCTCAGCTGCAGTGGCACAGACATCTGAGAGCGAAGCCTCATCACACCAAGGCAGCACCagcaggaggatgaggaggaacaTCGGTGGACTCGTCGCTGGATTACCATTGACGACAAAGAGCGAGACAGAAGACAAAGAAAGACGAGGGAGTCGTTCTGTCAGTGAATCACAAACTGAAGATACAGCGAGTCAGAGTCCTTCGAACCAATCAGAGAGCAGCAGTGGGGACAATTCACCATCCCAGTCTGAGGAGTCAAGTGGTGGAAGTGACATGGCTGTGAAAGGGAAAGACAATGAAAAACTGGAAGAAGAGGCAGACAGCAAAAGTGATGGAAATGAAGAAGAGAGCAACATGGAGGAGGACAATGAGGATGAAGAAATGTCACCAGAGGATGAGAGGGAGCACAAATCCGATGTAGACCAAGGATGTGATGACATCTCAGACAAGCTGgacaaggagaagaaaaaaacagatttggctTTGTTGCAAGATGAACATAAAGACGAGGATGagagagatgatgatgatgtagaagaggaggaagatgagtcAGATGCAGAGGAGCAAAAGAGTGAGGCAGAAGAGAGAGATGCAGATGACATCATTTCACCCCAGCAAAGAAA ACCCAGGGTGCACTTTATTCCACAAGAGGGTTCTGAAGATGACGGCAAGGTTGTAAGCAGAACAGGAACATCTAAGGACTCAAGTGAACTTGGCGATGATGACATTGAGGATCTCCTTGCACCTCAACCTCAGACAAATATAAGA AGAAAAGGACACGAAGCAGTAGAGGAACCCAAAGGTCGGGCAACCACAG TGGTTTGCAACGTGGAAATTTTCCAAGCGGACCAGCAAACAGACTCTGACGAGTTTGACCATTTTTATGACTGA
- the zdhhc24 gene encoding probable palmitoyltransferase ZDHHC24 isoform X2: MTSYAANVFRKVERTCYHLPVIFNTFLVFSITGEVSYLVLVEAPLEADQKRTEWSSLWKSVHLLAQYVMLCNICWNAVLFVRTSPSIKGVFLGGDSVGQGWRYCYTCETHTPPRCSHCYDCNVCVLRRDHHCVFFGQCVGFRNYRYFLSCLLFMWSGLLYATLMNAEVFIVILKEGVTLHSVFLLMIPWIMLVSGLSTCLRLRLHCRHVRRGLPVGLCLLLLPSFPAFPRTNHKGVVLVSPPLQPWTLGQLASHLW; this comes from the exons ATGACGAGCTATGCAGCCAACGTGTTTCGCAAGGTGGAGAGGACGTGCTACCACCTCCCCGTCATCTTCAACACCTTCCTGGTCTTCTCCATTACCGGGGAGGTGAGCTACCTGGTGCTGGTCGAGGCTCCGCTGGAGGCGGACCAGAAGAGGACGGAGTGGTCCTCGCTGTGGAAATCCGTGCACCTGCTGGCCCAGTACGTCATGCTTTGCAACATATGCTGGAACGCCGTGCTATTTGTCCGCACCAGCCCCAGCATCAAGGGGGTGTTCCTAGGAGGGGATAGTGTGGGACAGGGATGGAG GTACTGTTATACGTGTGAAACACAcactcctccacgctgctcGCACTGCTACGATTGCAACGTGTGTGTGCTGCGACGGGACCACCATTGCGTGTTCTTCGGGCAGTGCGTGGGTTTCCGTAACTACCGTTACTTCCTCAGCTGCTTGCTGTTCATGTGGTCGGGGCTACTTTACGCCACGCTGATGAACGCTGAGGTCTTCATCGTCATATTGAAGGAAGGCGTGACTTTGCACAGCGTCTTCCTGCTGATGATACCCTGGATCATGCTGGTTTCAG GTCTCAGCACGTGCCTTCGCCTTCGCCTTCATTGCAGACACGTGCGTCGTGGGCTTCCTGTTGGTCtctgccttcttcttcttccatctTTTCCTGCTTTTCCGAGGACAAACCACAAGGGAGTGGTACTCGTCTCGCCGCCCCTACAACCTTGGACTCTTGGGCAACTTGCGTCACACCTTTGGTAG